AGCAGCGCGCTGGCCTTAACAATTTTACTTCCCTTTTTCGCTTCCCTCAGCCATTTTTATAATCCTTATGTCGTGATTATAAAAAGGAAACGGCTATGCAATATCACCGTATACCCCACAGCTCGCTGGAAGTCAGTACACTGGGGCTGGGCACAATGACGTTTGGTGAACAAAACAGCGAAGCCGACGCACATGCACAGCTCGATTATGCCGTAGCACAGGGCATTAATTTGATCGACGTTGCCGAGATGTATCCGGTACCGCCGCGTCCTGAAACCCAGGGGCTCACCGAAACCTACGTAGGTAACTGGCTCGCCAAACACGGCAGCCGCGAAAAACTAATCGTTGCATCTAAGGTCAGCGGCCCATCACGTAACAACGACAGCGGTATTCGCCCGAATCAGGCGCTGGATCGTAAAAATATCCGTGAGGCGCTGCACGACAGTCTGAAAAGACTGCAAACCGAATACCTGGATCTGTATCAGGTTCACTGGCCGCAGCGCCCCACCAACTGCTTTGGTAAGTTAGGCTACAGCTGGACGGACTCCGCGCCGGTCGTTTCCCTGCTGGATACGCTGGACGCGCTGGCCGAGTTTCAGCGTGCCGGGAAAATTCGCTACATCGGCGTGTCCAATGAAACCGCGTTTGGCGTAATGCGCTATCTGCACTTGGCGGACAAACACGATCTGCCACGCATCGCCACCATCCAGAACCCCTACAGCCTTTTGAACCGCAGCTTTGAGGTTGGACTGGCGGAAGTGAGCCAGTATGAAGGGGTTGAACTGCTGGCCTATTCTTGCCTGGGCTTCGGTACGTTAACCGGTAAATACCTGAACGGCGCGAAGCCTGCCGGTGCACGTAATACGTTGTTTAGCCGTTTTACGCGCTACAGCGGCGAGCAAACGCAAAAAGCCGTCGCGACCTATGTGGATATCGCGAAACGCCATAATCTGGATCCTGCGCAAATGGCGCTGGCATTCGTGCGTCGTCAGCCGTTTGTCGCCAGCACGTTGCTGGGTGCCACGACGATGGAGCAGTTAAAAACC
The Citrobacter arsenatis DNA segment above includes these coding regions:
- a CDS encoding NADP(H)-dependent aldo-keto reductase, producing MQYHRIPHSSLEVSTLGLGTMTFGEQNSEADAHAQLDYAVAQGINLIDVAEMYPVPPRPETQGLTETYVGNWLAKHGSREKLIVASKVSGPSRNNDSGIRPNQALDRKNIREALHDSLKRLQTEYLDLYQVHWPQRPTNCFGKLGYSWTDSAPVVSLLDTLDALAEFQRAGKIRYIGVSNETAFGVMRYLHLADKHDLPRIATIQNPYSLLNRSFEVGLAEVSQYEGVELLAYSCLGFGTLTGKYLNGAKPAGARNTLFSRFTRYSGEQTQKAVATYVDIAKRHNLDPAQMALAFVRRQPFVASTLLGATTMEQLKTNVESLHLELSEEVLAEIEAVHQVYTYPAP